TTTGCAAAGGTTGCCTTTAAAATACAACGGGTCTCGTACCATTTATCGCCTGTTTTTTCAATGGGATCGGGAATCATAACGGTTTCAACCGTTTTAAAGGGGATTTTAGACAGCATACCGTTGCCGTAGGGGTTTTTACCCTCAAAAGAAATGGCTTGTGCAAAATAATAATGGGGCATGCCGGAAAGATCGGATAAGGCTTTCACCTGATCGGTATAATCTTCCTTTGTGCCGAGATTTCGCATCTCATTTAAGCCCACAATATCAGGATTTTGGTCACGGATGGCTTTTGCCATAATTTCAAAATCAATTTCACGGGTGATGTAGTTCATGCAATGCTGTGTGTTAAAGGTCATAAGCTTCATTTTTATTTCCTCCTGTGTTTATGAGTCTGTCCTCACCGTCACCGATGCGGATAAGATGCAGTTGGTTTTCAGAGGGTGTCCACACGGCAATGTCTACCGAAATGCCAAAGGCTTGATGGTTACTTTCCGGAATGAACGTGCCTGTGGTTACAATCTGGTGGCAGGGGAGCGGATTGCTGTCTGCTTTTGGTTCATATA
This DNA window, taken from Clostridia bacterium, encodes the following:
- a CDS encoding endonuclease/exonuclease/phosphatase family protein is translated as MKLMTFNTQHCMNYITREIDFEIMAKAIRDQNPDIVGLNEMRNLGTKEDYTDQVKALSDLSGMPHYYFAQAISFEGKNPYGNGMLSKIPFKTVETVMIPDPIEKTGDKWYETRCILKATFANGLTVLVTHFGLNDDEQQNAVETILKNIAPEKCIVMGDLNVRPDNPLLDPIRACMQDTAKTFKAPLLSFPSDNPYCKIDYIFATPDIEIVSADIPAVVASDHRPHTAEIQF